Part of the Roseobacter litoralis Och 149 genome, CCCTGCCACATCCATCAACCCTGACCCGATAAAGGTGTTCGAGGTCGGGCAATGCACAAGGGCCGCGCCAGTTTCGGCGATGCGGTCAATTTCGCGAGACTCAAGGTGAATGGCGTGGCCAAAAACCGCGCGTTCGCCGATCAGACCATACATTTCGTACGTGTCGAGATAATCGCGCGCTGTCGGGAAAAGCCCCCGCGCCCATTCGATTTCCGGCACCTGTTCGCTCAGATGCGTTTGCATCAGGCAGGTCGGATGCTCCGCCCAAAGCGCACCCAGAGCCTCCAGTTGCGCAGGCGTTGATGTAGGCGAAAACCGCGGCGTGATCGCATATTGCGCACGCCCCCGGCCATGCCAGTGTTCCAGCAGCGATTTGCTCTCGTCATAGGCGCGCTGGGCGGTATCACACAGCGCGTCCGGCGCGTTGCGATCCATACAGGTCTTCCCGGCGATCGTGCGCAGGTTCCGCGTTTCAGCAGCCTCGAAAAACGCATCCACGCTCGCGGGGTGCGATGTTGCATAGGAACACACCGTGGTGGTGCCATGCGCCAAACTCAGATCCAGATAGCGATCCGCGATGATGCCCGCATAGTCAGGATCAGACAGACGCAGTTCTTCGGGAAAGGTATATGTATTCAGCCAGTCGATCAGCTGTTTCCCCCAACTGGCAATAATGGCCGTCTGCGGGTAATGAACATGGGCGTCGACAAAACCGGGACATATCAACCTGTCACCATAGTCCGTGACCCGGGCCTGCGGGTGTTGCCTGCGCAATGCGCTTGCTTTCCCGACCTGTTCAATGCGCCCGTCTTTGAGCAAGACGGCGCTGTCACGCGTGACGGCCACAGCCTCTTGCCAAGGCGATGTCATCGGGTTTCCGCTGACGTCGAAGGTTTGTCCAAGGATTAAATCACATACGCTCATACCCAACTCTTAGGGACTTGCTGTGCGGACAGCAACGATCATTGGGCGGACCATTGTAACCATATTGGCGCGCGCCTATTGTCGGGTTTGCATCAGGAGGACGCAGATGTCGGAGCAAACCGAACCAGTACCAATTGAGCTTGAGGACGCCGCCTATGTGCTGGGTCCCAAGGCGATATCAGCCATCCTCTATGCTGTGGATATCGAGGATCAGGCCAAGCTCACAGAGCTGATGGAGCCGCTGCACCCTGCGGACATCGCGGACCTTCTGGAACAGATCAACGCATTCGATCGCTCTCGGCTGATCCGGCTTTATGATCGCGAGTTTGACGGGGAAATCCTTTCGGAGCTGGATGAAAGCATCCGCGAAGAGGTCATTGGCGTTCTGACGCCGCAGGTTTTGACGCAAGCGGTCCGCGAGATGGACAGCGACGATGTGGTCGATCTGGTCGAGGATCTGGAGGATCATCAGCAAGAAACGATCCTTGATGCGCTTGAGGACGTGGACCGCGCGGCTGTGCAGCAGGCTCTGGGGTATCCGGAGTATTCCGCCGGGCGCCTGATGCAGCGAGAAGTCGTCATGGCACCGGAGCATTGGACCGTTGGCGAGGCGATTGACCATTTGCGCGCCACGCCCGAAGAGGAATTGCCGGATCAGTTTTACCACATCGTGATCGTGGATCCGCGCCTGCATCCGGTAGGGAATGTCACGCTTGGCAAGCTGATGCGGTCGCGGCGTGAAACCAAGCTGATGGATTTGCTGGAAGAAACCTTCCAGATCATACCTGCAACGCAAGAAGAATCCGACGTTGCCTATGCGTTCAATCAATATCACCTGATTTCGGCCCCCGTGGTTGATGAGGAGGGGCGATTGATCGGCATTATCACCATAGACGATGCCATGGCGGTTCTGGATGAAGAACACGAGGAAGACATCCTGCGGCTCGCCGGGGTCGGGGAGGGCTCCTTGTCGGACCGTGTCTCAGAAACGACCAAGCAGCGGTTGCCATGGTTGGCTGTGAACTTGCTGACGGCCATTGCTGCCTCTCTGGTGATTGCCCAGTTTGAAGCGGCCATCGCGCAGATCGTCGCGTTGGCGGTGCTGATGCCGATTGTGGCCTCGATGGGAGGGAATGCTGGCACGCAGTCGCTGACCGTGGCGGTGCGCGCATTGGCGACCAAGGACCTCACCGGGGCAAACGTCTGGCGCGTGATCAGGCGCGAAGTTCTGGTCGGCGCGATCAACGGGCTGATTTTTGCGGTGGTGATCGGCATTGTCGGTGTAATCTGGTTTGGCTCACCGGCCTTGGGATTTGTCATCGCAATCGCGATGGTCATCAACATGATTGTTGCCGGGCTTGCAGGCACGGCTATTCCGGTCATTTTAGATCGGATCGGAATTGACCCCGCACTGGCCTCCGGCGCATTCGTAACGACCGTCACGGATGTGGTGGGCTTTTTCGCCTTCCTTGGAATTGCAGTTATGGTGCTATTGTGACGGATATGACCGAAATCAAAGCGGCCGCGCGAAAGGCTGCCTTTGCGCGTCGCGAAGCGGCGCATGCGAACAATAAAGGGACCGGCGCGGCGCTGTTGTCGAGTGTGCTGGCGGGCTATCGCGGGGTGCCCACGGCTGGTTATATGCCAATCCGTTCGGAAATTGACCCTATGCCTGCCATGATCGAGGCGGCGGCGCATGGCCCGGTTGGTGTACCGGTGATCATCGGCGCGGGTCAGCCGCTTCGCTTTGCCCGCTGGGAGCCTGATATGAAAATGATCAGCGGTGCATTCGGCGTTCAGATTCCTGAGCACGCAGAGTTTTTTGAACCTGAAATTGTGATTGCACCTCTTGTGGCCTTTGATACGCAAGGCGGGCGGCTGGGGTACGGCGGCGGGTTTTATGATCGCACGCTTGAAGGTTTGAGGGCGAAACGCGCAACGCTCGCTGTTGGGTTTGCCTATGCAGCGCAGATTTCAGACACGCTACCACTGGAGTCGACGGACCAACCGTTGGATGCCATCGTAACCGAACAGAAAATCTATGATTTTCGCTTAGGAACAGTATAAAGCACGACCTTTAGAATATTGTGATTGTCTTGTTCGACCGCAGCCCTGTTTCATCTGCGTTCGGCGCGTTCAAAAAGGCGCAGCACGCATCACGACGCTGTCCCAGAGATCAGGTCCGGCCCCTGCGCTTGCCGAGCTTTGGGTTGGACCAGTCGCGGTGCTTGCGCCAGTCCCTTGCGTTTGAGTGAGAAAAATTTCCCCCGCCTCTTGCCCTGATCGTATCGCGGGCCTAGGCATCTTGCATGAAGATTTTGTTTCTTGGCGACGTCATGGGCAGGGCCGGACGGCGCGCGATCACAGAAAACCTGCCGCGATTGAGGCAGGAATGGCGGTTGGATTTCGTTGTGGTGAACAGCGAAAACGCGACCTCCGGCATGGGGCTCTCGGGCAGCCATGCAAAAACCCTGCTTGACGCAGGCGCAGATTGCCTGACGTTGGGCGATCACGCCTTTGATCAAAAGGACATGCTGCAGTTCATCCAGCACGAACCGCGCATCCTGAGGCCCCTCAATTTTTCCAAGGCCGCGCCCGGCAAAGGCGCGCGTTTGTTCACCGCACAAAATGGGCGCAAGGTTCTGGTGGCGCAGGTCCTGGGGCAGGTGTTTATGAAACGCCCCTTTGACGATCCGTTCTCGGCCCTTGAACCGGTGCTGAAAACCCATCCACTGGGCGGGCAGGCGTCAGCCGCGCTTGTTGACATTCACTGCGAAGCGACCTCGGAAAAAATGGCGCTTGGGCATTTTTGCGATGGCCGGGTCAGCCTTGCGGTTGGCACGCATACCCATGTGCCAACGGCGGATGCAATGGTGTTGCCGGGGGGCACGGGGTATTTGACGGACGCAGGCATGTGCGGGGATTATCATTCGGTGATCGGCATGGAAAAAACCGAACCCCTGCGGCGCTTTATTACAGGCATGCCCAAGGACCGATTTACGCCCGCGACGGGCACTGCGACCCTGTCAGGTGTCTATGTAGAGACAGATGACCGCACTGGAAAAGCAACCCGGATCGCCATGGTGCGAGACGGTGGGATACTGCAACCAGCCGCGCCATGACCCGCCGTGAAACGGTGTTTTTCAGCTTTGTGCTGGTGCTGCTGGGGGCCGGGTGGGGCGTAACGATCCCGCTTACAAAAATAGCTGTCTCAAGCGGTTTTGGCCATTTCGGGCTGATTTTCTGGCAGCTCTTGATCGGATCGGTGCTGATGGCAGTTTTATGCGCAGTGCGCGGCAAGGGATTGCCCGTCAATTGGTCGACATTGCGCGTCTTTGCCATTGTCGCGCTGATCGGGACGTTGATACCGAATACAGCGTCCTTTCAGGCGGCGGTTCACGTGCCGGCCGGTATTATGGCAATTCTGTTGTCGATGATCCCGATGTTCGCCTTTCCCATTGCATTGCTCCTGCGGCTCGACAGCTTTTCATGGAGACGCCTATCGGGATTGTTTGCGGGTCTTCTGGGTGTTCTGATCATCGTCATGCCGGGGGTAAGCGCGGCGCTTGCCGCCCCGGTGTTTTGGCTGCTGGTCGCAATGATCGCTGGTCTTTGCTATGCGATGGAAGGGAATGTGGTGGCCAAATGGGGCACTGCCGGTCTGGATGCGGTACAGGTCCTTTTCGGGGCATCGCTGTTGGGGACAGTGGTCATTTTGCCCGTGACCCTTGCATCGGGACAGTTCATCGCCCCGGCCGACCTGAACACAACATCGGGCCATGCCTTGATGGGGGCCTCGGTTGCGCATGTGCTGGTCTACGCAGGGTATGTCTGGCTGGTTGGTCGGGCGGGACCTGTGTTTACTGTGCAGGTCAGCTATCTGGTTACGGGCTTTGCGCTTTTGTGGGCCAAGGTCATACTTGCCGAAGCCTACCCGCCTGCGGTTTGGGCAGCTTTGGCGCTTATGTTTGTCGGCATGTACCTTGTACAGCCGCGGAGCAAAGGCGGGCTTGCTCAAGCCTGACCGATCAGCGACAGTGACCGTCAGGCCAGCAAAGCACGGAGCGCTTCTGCATTGATAAACCTCTTTCAGCTTCCCGCACAGGCAGCGCCGCTCCTGACACTTGCTGTTGTGGGCATCATGTTCGTTTTGTTTGTCCGCGAAACATTCCCAACCGAGGTTGTTGCAATTGCGGGCGCGGCCTTGATGCTGGTCATGGGGGTATTGCCCTACGACGATGCGCGCGCCGTCCTGAGCAACCCAGCGCCCTGGACAATCGCCGCGATGTTCATCGTCATGGGGGCCTTGGTGCGCACCGGCGCGTTGGATGTGTTGACGCGGGCAGCGGAAAAACAGGCAAAGGTCCGCCCCAAATCCGCGGTTGCCGGGGTGATTTTATCCGTCATGGGGGCCTCTGCGATCATGAACAACACGCCTGTCGTCGTGGTTATGATACCGATCGTTGTGCAGTTGAGCAAAACACTTGGCGTAAAGGCGTCCAAACTGCTGATTCCTTTGAGCTATGCGGCCATCATGGGCGGTTCGCTCACGTTGCTTGGCACCTCGACAAACCTGTTGGTCGATGGGGTGGCCCGCACCGAGGGGCTCGCGCCGTTTACGATTTTTGAAATCATGCCAATTGGGTTGGTGGTTTGCGCCTGGGGTCTGATCTATCTCGCCTTTATCGCGCCGCGTATTTTGCCGGACCGTGACAGTATGGCGAACATGCTGACGGACCGATCAAAGATGAAATTCTTCACCGAAGCGGTCATTCCGCCGGACAGCAACCTGATTGGGCGCGCGGTACTTGGGGTGCAACTGTTCAAACGTGAGGGCGTGCGTTTGATTGATGTCGTGCGTGGAGACCTATCTTTGCGCCGCGACCTGAAGGCTGTTGAACTGGAGGTCGGCGACCGGGTGGTTTTGCGTACGCAAATGACCGAACTGCTGAGCCTGCAAACTAACAAGGAATTGCGCCGCGTGGATCAGGTGTCTGCGGTGGAAACGACCACCGTTGAGGTGTTGATCACGCCGGGGTGTCGCATGGTCGGGCGCTCTCTGGGGGGGATGCGCCTGCGTCGACGGTATGGCGTTTATCCGTTGGCCGTGCACCGTCGGAACCAGAACATCGGGCAGAAGTTGGATTCTCTGATCGTCAAGGTCGGTGATACCCTGCTGCTGGAGGGGGCGCCGGCGGATATTCAGCGGCTTGCCGATGATATGGATGTTGTTGACGTCTCGCACCCCACGGAACGGGCGTATCGGCGCAGCCATGCGCCCATCGCCATCGCAGCACTTGCCGGGATCGTTGCCTTTGCTGCGTTTAACGTCGCGCCCATTTTGCTCTTGGCCGTCGTCGCGGTGGCGGTCGTGTTGGTGACGGGGTGCATTGATGCGGATGAAGCGTTCTCCTTTGTCGAAGGGCGGCTGCTCGCATTGATCTTTTCGATGCTGACGATCGGCGCGGCGCTGCAGCAATCAGGGGCCATCGCATTGATTGTCGACAGTATTTCGCCCACCTTGATGATGATGCCGCCCGCCGTCGTCGTGCTGGTGGTGTTTGCGATGACGTCCACCTTGACTGAAATTGTGTCCAACAATGCGGTTGCGGTCATTATGACTCCGCTCGCGATTGGGTTGGGTACGGCTTTAGGATTGGACCCGCGCCCCTTGGTTGTCGCAGTGATGATCGCGGCGTCTTGTGCCTTTGCCACCCCGATCGGATACCAGACCAACACCCTTGTCTATGGTCCCGGTGGGTACCGGTTTACCGACTTTACGCGGGTGGGTTTGCCGTTGAATTTAAGCATGGCAGTGATCGTGTCACTCGTCATTCCGCTGATTTGGCCGCTTTGAAACATGGCCTATTAGTGCAGTGTTCAACCCCTAGACCACTGGCGGCTCACCAAAGGAAACAGTGCTGCCGTCTTTGTCGAGCAGGGACCACCGGGCGACAACGAAATGGTAGGACCCCGTTTCCCAACCGCTATCATCAATTTGCCTGCTGCGTCGCCAAGCGCCTTCAACGCGGACGGGCAGCCTGATTTTGTCTACGTCAGGCGGCCGGCCGCCAGCATCGGAGGCTTTTTTGCGCGCGATCGACATCAGTGCTTTGAGTTGTGCTTCCAATGGACCGACTTCAGCCGTTCGACGACCGGAAAAGAAAATATCGATTTCGGTTTTCCTGTCGACAAACCCGCGCACAATAAGATCATCCCGGCTATTTCGGCGCATTTGCGGAATAAGCTCAAGCATTTGCTGGCATATTGCAGTTTTGAAAAGCCCAGCATCCTCATAGGCGGGTGTAACTTCACCGGCGTTTCTGCGTGACTGATACATTTCGTTTCTTGAGTATGAAAGCATGTTCCGGGCCTGTCCTTGAACCACATTAGACCTTAGTCTTTGACCCGTTAAAGAATGGTTTCGTGTCGCGATTTAGTTCCCGGTCAGGACTTTTGAACTCGGATGCGGCAGCCACCGACCGGACATACTATTCGCGAGCCAGATAAGAGCATCGCAGAGGGGGCCCAGCCCATGCAGGTTCGGCACGACGTCGAAGGATGGCCAAAAAACCTGATCTCAACGAGCGATGCAGACGTTTTTTGCCGTTGCTATAACGGCCAGAACACCAGAATTGCGGGGATACTGACGGCGACGACGATAATCTCCAACGGCAGGCCCATGCGCCAGTAATCCCCAAAGCCGTATCCACCCGGACCCAGTATCAAGGTGTTGTTTTTATGGCCTATGGGCGTCAGAAACGCGCTTGAGGCGGCAACGGCGACGGCCATTAAAAAGGGATCCGGTGACACACCAAGACTTTGCGCCATCTGGATGCCCACAGGGGCTGCGACGATGGTGGTTGCCGTGTTGTTCAGGACGTCAGACAGGCTCATCGTGACAATCATCAGCACCGTCAGAACGGCCCATGCGGGCAGCCCGTTGGTCAAAGACACCAAAGCACCTGCAATTAACTCCGTGCCGCCCGAGCTTTCGAGTGCGGCACCCAGCGGGATCATGGAGCCAAGCAGCACCACAACCGGCCAGTTGATGTGATCATAAAGCTCAGCGAGGGGTATGATCTTTGTCAGGACATAGGCCACGACGACCAGCCCCATGGCAATTGGCAGATACAACAGGCCCACACTGGCCGCAAAGACCGCAGCCCCGAACAAACCTATGGCCAGCCATACTTTTTTGTTGACGGTGACCGCCAGTCCACGATCCGCCAGTGGCAGACAGCCAAGCCAGTCCGCAACATCCGGGCCGCTGTCGCGCGGCACCAGTAGCAACAGAATGTCCCCCGTTTGAATGGGCGTTTGGCGCAGACGTTTGGTCAGGCGCTTGCCACGACGCGACACGCCCAGCAGCACGCTGCGTTGACGCCATGCAAGTCCAATGGCCTGCGCGGTCTTGCCCTGGATGCGCGCGTCTTCCGGCACCACGACCTCGATGATTTCCACACCTTCGCCGGCCGCATTCAGCGCCTCTTCGCGCGTGGCATCTGCGACGGCCAGATCAAGGCTCGAGCGGAATTCATCCAGGGCTTCGGGCGTTGCCTCCAAAACCAGTGCGTCGCCTGCTTCAATAATGGTGTTGCGCGCCTGTCCATAGCGGCGTTTGCCGCCGCGAATAAGGCCGATAATGGCGACATCGGCCTTGTCTGCGGCTTCGGTCAATTCCACAACGCGTTTGCCGATTTGTTTGTTTCCGTCGGGCACTGTCAATTCGGCGATATATTGTGAAATATCATTGCTTTGCCCTGCATCCGTTTCGCGATTGGGGATTAACCGCCAGCCAATTAGCGACACAAATGCCAGCCCCGCGATGGCCGCGGCACCGCCGACGGGGGCGAAATCAAACATCGCGAATGGCGCGCCGAGACTTTCTTCACGGATTGCAGCGATGATGATGTTGGGCGGCGTGCCGATCAGCGTGACCATGCCGCCAAGGATTGTCGCGAAACTCAGCGGCATCAGGCTCAACCCGGGGGTACGACCCGCCTTGCGGGCGGTCTGTATGTCGACCGGCATCAACAGGGCGAGGGCGGCCACATTGTTCATGAAGGCTGACAAAACCCCGCCGATGGCCCCCATAAGTGCGATGTGCGCGCCCAGACTGCGCGACGCGTCCACCAAAGTGCGTGTTATGAGAAAAACCGCACCAGATCGCACCAGACCCGCCGAGACAACAAGCACCAATGCCACGACCAGCGTGGCCGGGTGCCCAAAGCCTGAGAACGCGTCCTGCGTGGGCACAACGCCCAAAACGACGCCAATCAACAGGGCAGAAAAGGCAACAATATCATATCGTAAACGCCCCCATAACAGCATGGCGAAAACTGCAGCAAAAAGGGAAAAGAGGATGATTTGTTCGGTTGTCATAACCTGCCGATCTACGCATAGGCGGTCCCGGGGGGGAAGGGGGAATATGCCGAATGTTGCTCCACGATCGGATCAACGGACCACTCGGGCATTTGGCGCGGGGGGCGGTCGGGCGGATCTGGGGTGTGTTGGTCTTTTTCGGCTGTCGATGACATCTGTGCGCAATTTGGCAGGCAAATAAGTGTCCAACGCCCAACATCCCAAAGGCCAACCGCAAGTCTTGACGTAGATGACCGCGCGAAATCTGGTTTAATCACAAGCGTTTAAACCTCTCCCGCGCGGTAAAATGCGTTAACCCGTACCGTTGGAGCGAGGCTGAAACGCGTTTATGGTTATGTGAGATTTGAACGCCTGCGGCAGGGTAAAATGCGCAGGTTTGGAGGCCGTGGCCTTGCCCCTTCTGGCGCTCCTGTTTTATAGAATGCGCTCACGCTGAAGTCAGGGACGGAAAACCACATGGCAGGCCACTCAAAATGGGCAAACATCCAGCATCGCAAAGGGCGTCAGGACGCCGTGCGGGCAAAGCTCTTTTCCAAACTCAGTAAGGAGATCACAGTTGCTGCAAAAATGGGCGATCCTGATCCTGAGAAAAACCCGCGTTTGCGATTGGCTGTAAAAGAAGCCAAATCGCAGTCCATGCCGAAGGATAACATTGACCGCGCGATCAAGAAATCGCAGGTGGGTGACGGCGACGAATACGAAGAAATCCGCTATGAGGGATATGGCCCGAACGGTGTGGCGGTCATTGTGGAAACGATGACGGACAATCGCAACCGTACCGCCTCCACCGTCCGCTCGACTTTTACCAAAAACGGCGGGAACCTCGGTGAGACAGGCAGTGTCGGTTTTATGTTCGACCGCAAAGGCGAGGTGACCTACCCGGCCGAGGTGGGCGATGCAGATACGGTGCTGATGGCGGCAATTGAAGCCGGGGCAGAGGATGTCGAAAGCTCAGAGGATGGTCACATCATCTGGTGTGCTGATACGGACCTGAATGAGGTTGCGACGGCGCTTGAAGCTGAGTTGGGCGAAAGCGAGTCAACCAAGCTGGTGTGGAAGCCAACGACCACAACGGAAATGGACCTTGAGGGGATGCAAAAACTGATGCGCCTGATCGACGCTTTGGAGGATGACGACGACGTGCAGCGTGTCACCGCCAATTTTGAAGCCTCTGACGAGGTGATGGAGCAGATCTAAGACGGCCAACAAACGACACAGGCGCCGTCGTACATCCGGGGGCAGAGCCAACACGTGGCCCTCACATCAGCCGGATGTACTTTGCCCGGTCAGCATCGTTCGGGCCATTTGCGTCCATGATTGGGCTGGCCCTTTGTGGTTCATGTTCCGTGCACGGCCAACACGTTTCATCAACTGCTTGATGTCTGTCAGTTTGCGCCGCGCGCCTGTACCGCCTGCCTCGCTCTGGACAGCCAGAATTTTCTTTTGCGTGTGCAGCGCTGCCTCGATCATGTCGATGTCTTTCGACGTCAGATCGAGACGGTTCAGATTTTCAAACATCAGGCCTCCCTTTTACTCTTAACAAGATATGGTCATTTACAATCTATACGCCAATCATCCCTGATCAGATTTATGTGATTGGAGTTTCATGGATAAAGTATCCGTGAACGGAACGACGTAGCTCAGACCAATGAGCGCGGTGTTTTCAGATATCCCCCTTGCACTACTTCACTACGAAGGTGTCTATGGCGCATGTCCATGACCAAGACCTCTCAACCCCTGACCGGCATTTTCTGGATGCTCGTGACGGGTGTGTGTTTCATCTCCGTTACGGCGCTGGTGAAGTTCATGGGCACCGGGCTGCCGCCGGCACAGATGGCTTTCTTGCGGTATCTGCTCGGGCTTGTTTTTCTGATCCCGGCCATCGGGGCCTTGCGGGCCGCGCATCTGACCCCGCGCCAATGGAAACTCTTCGGGTTTCGCGGCGTGATCCACGGGCTTGGTGTGATTTCATGGTTCTACGCCATGACGCGCATTCCGCTCGCGGATGTCACTGCGATGAATTACCTCGCCCCGATTTATGTGACCATTGGGGCCGCCGTGTTTCTTGGCGAAAAGCTGGCCTTTCGGCGCATTGCCGCTGTCGTGATGGCGCTGATCGGGGCGTTCATTATCCTGCGGCCCGGGTTTCGTGAAATCAGCAGCGGGCATTTTGCCATGCTGTTTACGGCCCTTGCTTTTGGCGCGTCTTATCTCACGGCAAAGGTCACGGCGGATGAGGTCAAACCATCTGTGGTCGTGGCCATGTTGTCGATTTTCGTCACCATCGTGCTGGCACCCTTTGCGCTGATCGACTGGGTGACACCGACCCTTTGGGAGCTGTTTTTGCTCTTTTGCATCGCCTGCTGTGCCGTGGCGGGCCACTATACCATGACGCTCGCCTTTGCCGCAGCGCCGGTCACCGTCACGCAGCCTGTCACCTTCACGCAGCTGATCTGGGCAGTGCTCTTGGGATATTTCGCCTTTGGTGAGGCGGTGGACATCTGGGTGGTGGTCGGCGGTGTTGTGATCCTGTCATCCGTCACCTTCATCACTTGGCGCGAAGCGGTGCTCAAGCGCAAACCGACAACACCGGCGCTGAACGAGACCAAAGGATAGCGTCGGTTTTTTATTGATTGACGGATCAATAAAAATCCTTTTAGGGATGGCTTGTGTGGTCAGACCCGGAGGAAAAATGCCAAAAGTTGGAATGGAACCGATCCGTCGGACGGCCTTGGTCAATGCCACCATCGCTGAGATAGGCGCGCGCGGATCGCTGGATGTCACCGTTGGTCAGATTGCGAAACGCGCAGGCATGTCCACCGCACTGGCGCATCATTACTTTGGCGGCAAGGACCAGATATTTCTGGCGGCGATGCAACAAATCCTGCGCGATTTCGGAACAGAGGTGCGCCGCAGTCTGCGTGCTGCCCCGACACCGCGCGCCCGCGCGGAGGCGTTGATCAACGCCAGCTTTGCGCCGTCCTGTTTTACGCCATCAACCATCAGCGCATGGATGACGCTTTATGCCTCGGCCGCGACAAATCCCGATACACTGCGGCTGTTGCGGGTCTATCAACAGCGCCTTCAATCTAACCTCATTCACGCCTTGCGCCCGATTTCGCCCGATCCGGTTGCGCATGCAGAGGTGATCGCCGCGCTGATAGATGGTCTATACCTGCGCGCCGCCCTGTCGCGTTCAAAAAGTGCCGCCGCCGCGCGCGATACCGCTCTTGCCATGCTGTCAACCTTGCTGGAGCGCCCCGCATGAGCAAGCCGAACGTCCTGATCCTGATGGTTGACCAGCTGAACGGCACCCTTTTTCCCGATGGCCCTGCGGACTGGCTGCATGCGCCAAACCTGAAAAAGCTCGCCGCGCGCTCAACACGGTTCAAAAACGCCTATACCGCCAGCCCCCTGTGTGCGCCAGGACGTGCCGCGTTCATGTCGGGTCAATTGCCCTCAGCCACCGG contains:
- the guaD gene encoding guanine deaminase, translating into MSVCDLILGQTFDVSGNPMTSPWQEAVAVTRDSAVLLKDGRIEQVGKASALRRQHPQARVTDYGDRLICPGFVDAHVHYPQTAIIASWGKQLIDWLNTYTFPEELRLSDPDYAGIIADRYLDLSLAHGTTTVCSYATSHPASVDAFFEAAETRNLRTIAGKTCMDRNAPDALCDTAQRAYDESKSLLEHWHGRGRAQYAITPRFSPTSTPAQLEALGALWAEHPTCLMQTHLSEQVPEIEWARGLFPTARDYLDTYEMYGLIGERAVFGHAIHLESREIDRIAETGAALVHCPTSNTFIGSGLMDVAGLAARSVPLGLATDTGGGSSFSMLRTMAAAYEVAQLRGTALHPAQLLYLATAGSARALHLQDTIGTLAPGYEADLTILDLASTPAIAQRAAEAENVWEAIFPTIMMGDDRAIADVWIAGKRWVTG
- the mgtE gene encoding magnesium transporter — protein: MSEQTEPVPIELEDAAYVLGPKAISAILYAVDIEDQAKLTELMEPLHPADIADLLEQINAFDRSRLIRLYDREFDGEILSELDESIREEVIGVLTPQVLTQAVREMDSDDVVDLVEDLEDHQQETILDALEDVDRAAVQQALGYPEYSAGRLMQREVVMAPEHWTVGEAIDHLRATPEEELPDQFYHIVIVDPRLHPVGNVTLGKLMRSRRETKLMDLLEETFQIIPATQEESDVAYAFNQYHLISAPVVDEEGRLIGIITIDDAMAVLDEEHEEDILRLAGVGEGSLSDRVSETTKQRLPWLAVNLLTAIAASLVIAQFEAAIAQIVALAVLMPIVASMGGNAGTQSLTVAVRALATKDLTGANVWRVIRREVLVGAINGLIFAVVIGIVGVIWFGSPALGFVIAIAMVINMIVAGLAGTAIPVILDRIGIDPALASGAFVTTVTDVVGFFAFLGIAVMVLL
- a CDS encoding 5-formyltetrahydrofolate cyclo-ligase, yielding MTDMTEIKAAARKAAFARREAAHANNKGTGAALLSSVLAGYRGVPTAGYMPIRSEIDPMPAMIEAAAHGPVGVPVIIGAGQPLRFARWEPDMKMISGAFGVQIPEHAEFFEPEIVIAPLVAFDTQGGRLGYGGGFYDRTLEGLRAKRATLAVGFAYAAQISDTLPLESTDQPLDAIVTEQKIYDFRLGTV
- a CDS encoding TIGR00282 family metallophosphoesterase, which translates into the protein MKILFLGDVMGRAGRRAITENLPRLRQEWRLDFVVVNSENATSGMGLSGSHAKTLLDAGADCLTLGDHAFDQKDMLQFIQHEPRILRPLNFSKAAPGKGARLFTAQNGRKVLVAQVLGQVFMKRPFDDPFSALEPVLKTHPLGGQASAALVDIHCEATSEKMALGHFCDGRVSLAVGTHTHVPTADAMVLPGGTGYLTDAGMCGDYHSVIGMEKTEPLRRFITGMPKDRFTPATGTATLSGVYVETDDRTGKATRIAMVRDGGILQPAAP
- a CDS encoding DMT family transporter translates to MTRRETVFFSFVLVLLGAGWGVTIPLTKIAVSSGFGHFGLIFWQLLIGSVLMAVLCAVRGKGLPVNWSTLRVFAIVALIGTLIPNTASFQAAVHVPAGIMAILLSMIPMFAFPIALLLRLDSFSWRRLSGLFAGLLGVLIIVMPGVSAALAAPVFWLLVAMIAGLCYAMEGNVVAKWGTAGLDAVQVLFGASLLGTVVILPVTLASGQFIAPADLNTTSGHALMGASVAHVLVYAGYVWLVGRAGPVFTVQVSYLVTGFALLWAKVILAEAYPPAVWAALALMFVGMYLVQPRSKGGLAQA
- a CDS encoding SLC13 family permease, with amino-acid sequence MINLFQLPAQAAPLLTLAVVGIMFVLFVRETFPTEVVAIAGAALMLVMGVLPYDDARAVLSNPAPWTIAAMFIVMGALVRTGALDVLTRAAEKQAKVRPKSAVAGVILSVMGASAIMNNTPVVVVMIPIVVQLSKTLGVKASKLLIPLSYAAIMGGSLTLLGTSTNLLVDGVARTEGLAPFTIFEIMPIGLVVCAWGLIYLAFIAPRILPDRDSMANMLTDRSKMKFFTEAVIPPDSNLIGRAVLGVQLFKREGVRLIDVVRGDLSLRRDLKAVELEVGDRVVLRTQMTELLSLQTNKELRRVDQVSAVETTTVEVLITPGCRMVGRSLGGMRLRRRYGVYPLAVHRRNQNIGQKLDSLIVKVGDTLLLEGAPADIQRLADDMDVVDVSHPTERAYRRSHAPIAIAALAGIVAFAAFNVAPILLLAVVAVAVVLVTGCIDADEAFSFVEGRLLALIFSMLTIGAALQQSGAIALIVDSISPTLMMMPPAVVVLVVFAMTSTLTEIVSNNAVAVIMTPLAIGLGTALGLDPRPLVVAVMIAASCAFATPIGYQTNTLVYGPGGYRFTDFTRVGLPLNLSMAVIVSLVIPLIWPL
- a CDS encoding SLC13 family permease, which translates into the protein MTTEQIILFSLFAAVFAMLLWGRLRYDIVAFSALLIGVVLGVVPTQDAFSGFGHPATLVVALVLVVSAGLVRSGAVFLITRTLVDASRSLGAHIALMGAIGGVLSAFMNNVAALALLMPVDIQTARKAGRTPGLSLMPLSFATILGGMVTLIGTPPNIIIAAIREESLGAPFAMFDFAPVGGAAAIAGLAFVSLIGWRLIPNRETDAGQSNDISQYIAELTVPDGNKQIGKRVVELTEAADKADVAIIGLIRGGKRRYGQARNTIIEAGDALVLEATPEALDEFRSSLDLAVADATREEALNAAGEGVEIIEVVVPEDARIQGKTAQAIGLAWRQRSVLLGVSRRGKRLTKRLRQTPIQTGDILLLLVPRDSGPDVADWLGCLPLADRGLAVTVNKKVWLAIGLFGAAVFAASVGLLYLPIAMGLVVVAYVLTKIIPLAELYDHINWPVVVLLGSMIPLGAALESSGGTELIAGALVSLTNGLPAWAVLTVLMIVTMSLSDVLNNTATTIVAAPVGIQMAQSLGVSPDPFLMAVAVAASSAFLTPIGHKNNTLILGPGGYGFGDYWRMGLPLEIIVVAVSIPAILVFWPL